A genome region from Brassica oleracea var. oleracea cultivar TO1000 chromosome C2, BOL, whole genome shotgun sequence includes the following:
- the LOC106324464 gene encoding glutathione S-transferase T2-like: MAHDIFFNDYKVKFTLEHAWLERRHDQKWSGASSTRDKVSSKRRKLDDSSAQSSTSVAREDEVMARPVGVKAAKAKGRRKAMASEDEVKSQAEFQSCWDIRQKDFALKEQLNKQKLLDSLIAKTEPLSELEIALKNKLITDMLSSGMVWTVVMLLSRLDYFVIP; encoded by the exons ATGGCTCATGACATCTTCTTTAATGATTACAAAGTAAAGTTTACACTCGAGCATGCTTGGTTGGAGCGTCGCCATGATCAGAAGTGGTCTGGAGCTTCTTCAACTAGAGATAAAGTTAGCTCAAAAAGAAGGAAGTTAGATGATAGCTCGGCACAGTCATCAACGTCTGTGGCAAGAGAGGATGAAGTAATGGCTCGTCCTGTTGGCGTGAAAGCAGCAAAGGCAAAAGGTAGAAGGAAGGCAATGGCTTCTGAAGATGAAGTGAAGAGCCAAGCGGAGTTTCAGAGCTGTTGGGATATAAGGCAGAAGGACTTTGCCTTGAAGGAGCAGCTTAACAAGCAAAAACTCCTTGACAGCTTGATTGCGAAGACAGAACCACTTAGTGAGCTTGAAATCGCCTTGAAAAATAAACTGATAACTGACATGTTGTCAA GTGGTATGGTATGGACAGTTGTGATGTTGTTGTCTCGGTTGGATTATTTTGTGATCCCGTGA
- the LOC106324463 gene encoding glutathione S-transferase T3-like, protein MDPFSHPCSFQNLLNSQQPNTSFSFASHEPSIELSASDASVFGTQSPEDATEDAAFVSDHKERRKWSPVEDVVLISAWLNTSKDPVTGNEQKAIAFWKRIAVYFASIPKLAGLPKREPSNCKQRWGKINKGVFRFVGCYEAATK, encoded by the coding sequence ATGGATCCTTTTAGTCATCCTTGTAGCTTTCAAAACCTCTTAAACTCACAACAACCCAACACCTCCTTCTCCTTTGCCAGTCATGAACCTTCAATTGAACTCTCTGCCTCCGATGCATCTGTATTTGGTACACAATCCCCTGAAGATGCCACCGAAGATGCAGCCTTTGTGTCTGACCATAAAGAAAGACGGAAATGGTCACCAGTTGAAGATGTGGTGCTTATAAGTGCTTGGCTTAACACGTCGAAAGATCCGGTGACAGGAAATGAGCAAAAAGCTATTGCCTTTTGGAAGCGGATTGCGGTTTATTTTGCATCAATTCCTAAGCTTGCGGGTTTGCCAAAGCGAGAGCCTAGCAACTGTAAACAGAGGTGGGGGAAGATTAACAAGGGTGTTTTCAGGTTTGTTGGGTGTTATGAAGCGGCAACCAAATAG